One Sagittula stellata E-37 genomic window carries:
- the rpsF gene encoding 30S ribosomal protein S6 — translation MPLYEHVFISRQDLSNAQAEGLVEHFSTVLKDNGGNVIESEYWGVKTMAFKINKNRKGHYAYLRTDAPSSAVQEMERLMRLHDDVMRVLTIKVDAHEEGPSVQMQKKDERGDRRERRPRD, via the coding sequence ATGCCGCTTTACGAGCATGTCTTTATCTCGCGCCAGGACCTGTCCAACGCGCAGGCCGAAGGCCTTGTCGAACACTTCTCCACAGTGCTGAAGGACAATGGCGGCAACGTCATCGAGTCCGAGTACTGGGGCGTGAAGACCATGGCCTTCAAGATCAACAAGAACCGCAAGGGCCACTACGCCTACCTGCGCACCGACGCCCCGTCGTCCGCCGTGCAGGAAATGGAACGCCTGATGCGCCTGCATGACGACGTCATGCGCGTCCTGACCATCAAGGTCGATGCGCACGAGGAAGGCCCCTCCGTCCAAATGCAGAAGAAAGACGAGCGTGGCGACCGCCGCGAGCGTCGTCCCCGCGACTGA
- the tig gene encoding trigger factor gives MQVTETLNEGLKRGYAITVTAAELDEKVTAKLKEAQPDIEMKGFRKGKVPLALLKKQFGPRVLGETMQEVIDGAMNEHFENTGDRPALQPEVKMVDGEEWKEGDDVRVEMSYEALPEVPEIDLSTITVQKLVVKADDASVDDALNNLASTAKDFETKEGPAEDGDQVVFDFLGKVDGEAFDGGAAEDYPLVLGSGSFIPGFEEQLAGVSAGDEKVVEVKFPEEYGAENLAGKDATFECKIKEVKAAKAAEIDDELAKKFGSEDLESLKGQIRERLEAEYAGAARQVMKRGLLDQLDGMVSFDLPPTLLDAEAKQIAHQLWHEENPDVHDHNHDTIEPTEEHMNLAERRVRLGLLLAELGQKAEVEVTDAEMTQAIMNQARQYPGQERAFFDFVRQNAQMQQQLRAPIFEDKVIDHIADQAQVTEKEVSKEELEKEVEALEEE, from the coding sequence ATGCAGGTCACCGAGACGCTGAACGAAGGCCTCAAGCGCGGCTATGCCATCACCGTGACGGCGGCCGAGCTGGACGAGAAAGTCACCGCCAAGCTGAAAGAGGCGCAACCGGACATCGAGATGAAGGGCTTTCGCAAGGGCAAGGTGCCGCTTGCTCTGCTCAAGAAGCAGTTCGGCCCGCGCGTTCTGGGCGAGACGATGCAGGAAGTCATCGACGGTGCCATGAACGAGCACTTCGAGAACACCGGCGATCGCCCGGCGCTGCAGCCGGAAGTGAAGATGGTGGATGGCGAAGAGTGGAAGGAAGGCGACGACGTGCGCGTCGAGATGTCCTACGAAGCGCTGCCGGAAGTCCCCGAGATCGACCTGTCCACCATCACTGTCCAGAAGCTTGTGGTGAAGGCCGACGATGCGTCCGTGGACGACGCGCTGAACAACCTCGCCTCCACCGCCAAGGACTTCGAGACCAAGGAAGGTCCGGCAGAGGACGGCGACCAGGTGGTGTTCGACTTCCTGGGCAAGGTCGACGGCGAAGCGTTCGACGGCGGCGCGGCAGAGGACTATCCGCTGGTGCTGGGCTCTGGCTCCTTCATCCCGGGCTTCGAAGAACAGCTCGCGGGGGTCTCCGCGGGGGATGAGAAGGTCGTCGAGGTGAAGTTCCCGGAAGAATACGGTGCGGAGAACCTTGCCGGCAAGGACGCGACCTTCGAGTGCAAGATCAAGGAAGTGAAGGCTGCCAAGGCTGCCGAGATCGACGACGAGCTGGCCAAGAAGTTCGGTTCCGAAGACCTAGAAAGCCTGAAGGGTCAGATCCGTGAGCGTCTTGAGGCCGAATATGCCGGTGCCGCGCGCCAGGTCATGAAGCGTGGCCTTCTGGACCAGCTTGACGGCATGGTGTCCTTCGATCTGCCGCCGACCCTGCTGGACGCCGAAGCCAAGCAGATCGCGCACCAGCTGTGGCACGAAGAGAACCCGGACGTGCACGACCACAACCACGACACGATCGAGCCGACCGAAGAGCATATGAATCTGGCGGAGCGCCGCGTGCGCCTTGGTCTGCTGCTGGCCGAACTGGGTCAGAAGGCAGAGGTCGAGGTGACCGACGCCGAGATGACGCAGGCGATCATGAACCAGGCCCGCCAGTATCCGGGTCAGGAGCGCGCCTTCTTCGACTTCGTCCGCCAGAACGCACAGATGCAGCAACAGCTTCGTGCGCCGATCTTCGAGGACAAGGTCATCGACCACATCGCCGATCAGGCGCAGGTCACGGAGAAGGAAGTCTCCAAGGAAGAGCTTGAGAAAGAAGTCGAGGCACTCGAGGAAGAGTGA
- a CDS encoding methyl-accepting chemotaxis protein: MWPFKSIAPQTASPSSEELDLANMVTDTHAVIRFKPDGQIEWANDLFLAVLGYTKEELDGKNHSLFVDKAYREGAEYASFWDRLRNGETFTSQFPRVTKSGDLVYIQACYSPVMGDDGKVRAVIKVASDVTERQLAINDLKNSLEALSTGDLTRHVAPCSAPDLNSLAETFNACMNQLSELMTNVKNVSSDVNRTADEMMATADDLSRRTETQAATLEQTAAAVDQLTSTARSAATNANEVRNVANHTRTAAEGGRTLVANLTSAMDKIEGSSNQISQIIAVIEGIAFQTNLLALNAGVEAARAGDSGRGFAVVASEVRGLAQRSSESANEIKALIQASSEHVGEGSDLVGRATTEFETIFQGVNGISERVQEIAHGMEEQSQTLAEINSSVSQLDQVTQQNAAMVEESRDSSSRLQGGARELLTEIDFFTVSETGSSGSFQAYQTAV; the protein is encoded by the coding sequence ATGTGGCCGTTCAAGTCCATCGCTCCCCAGACCGCATCTCCTAGCTCGGAGGAACTCGATCTTGCCAACATGGTGACCGACACCCATGCCGTCATTCGGTTCAAACCAGACGGGCAGATCGAATGGGCGAACGACTTGTTCCTCGCCGTTCTCGGATACACAAAGGAAGAACTTGACGGTAAGAACCACTCGCTGTTCGTGGACAAGGCCTACCGCGAAGGCGCCGAATACGCCTCTTTCTGGGACAGACTCCGGAACGGCGAAACGTTCACCAGCCAGTTCCCGCGTGTCACGAAATCCGGGGATCTGGTCTACATACAGGCCTGCTACTCGCCGGTTATGGGCGACGATGGCAAGGTTCGTGCGGTCATCAAGGTCGCCTCTGACGTGACCGAACGCCAGCTTGCCATCAACGACCTGAAAAACTCTCTTGAGGCCCTGTCGACGGGGGACCTGACACGCCATGTCGCGCCGTGCAGCGCGCCGGATCTCAATTCGCTTGCCGAGACGTTCAACGCTTGCATGAACCAGTTGTCGGAACTGATGACGAACGTGAAAAACGTTTCGAGCGACGTGAACCGCACCGCCGACGAGATGATGGCAACGGCGGACGACCTCTCCCGCCGTACGGAAACGCAGGCCGCCACGCTGGAGCAGACCGCAGCCGCCGTGGATCAGCTGACCTCCACCGCACGTTCGGCCGCGACGAATGCGAACGAGGTGCGCAACGTCGCGAACCACACCCGCACCGCCGCCGAGGGCGGGCGCACCCTTGTCGCCAACCTGACTTCGGCCATGGACAAGATCGAAGGCTCGTCCAACCAGATCAGCCAGATCATCGCGGTGATCGAGGGCATCGCCTTCCAGACCAACCTGCTGGCCCTGAACGCCGGAGTGGAGGCCGCGCGCGCTGGCGACTCCGGGCGGGGCTTTGCTGTCGTGGCGTCCGAAGTCCGGGGGCTGGCGCAGCGCAGTTCCGAATCCGCGAACGAGATCAAGGCGCTGATCCAGGCCAGCTCGGAACATGTCGGAGAGGGTTCCGATCTCGTGGGCCGCGCAACCACGGAGTTCGAGACGATCTTCCAAGGCGTGAACGGGATTTCGGAACGTGTCCAGGAAATCGCGCACGGCATGGAAGAGCAAAGCCAGACGCTGGCGGAAATCAACTCCTCCGTCTCGCAGCTCGATCAGGTCACCCAACAGAACGCCGCGATGGTGGAAGAGTCCCGGGACTCCAGCAGCCGCCTCCAGGGCGGCGCCCGCGAACTTCTGACCGAGATCGACTTCTTCACGGTCAGCGAAACAGGCAGTTCCGGAAGCTTTCAGGCGTATCAGACCGCCGTCTGA
- a CDS encoding YceI family protein, which translates to MKSVLLATAVSLLPISAFAGDAWTLDPSHSQIVFTYDHLGYSTGTGMFSGFEGTIDWDAEDPAASSVSVSFPVMSMLTGWEARFEHFMSPDFFDASDDEMVTFESTSIEVTGEDTALITGDLTLNDVTKEVVLDAKLNQQMDHPMEGKPWAGFDATTTLVRSDYNLGAFAPYVSDEVDVSISVEAMKAD; encoded by the coding sequence ATGAAATCCGTACTTCTCGCCACAGCCGTCTCGCTGCTGCCGATCTCTGCCTTTGCCGGCGATGCCTGGACGCTCGACCCGAGCCACAGCCAGATCGTCTTTACCTATGACCACCTCGGTTACTCGACCGGCACCGGCATGTTCTCCGGTTTCGAAGGTACGATCGACTGGGATGCCGAAGACCCGGCGGCCTCGTCCGTCTCCGTTTCTTTCCCCGTGATGTCGATGCTGACCGGCTGGGAAGCGCGGTTCGAGCACTTCATGTCCCCCGATTTCTTCGACGCCAGCGACGACGAGATGGTGACCTTCGAATCGACCTCCATCGAAGTGACCGGCGAGGACACCGCGCTGATCACCGGCGACCTGACGCTGAACGACGTGACCAAGGAAGTCGTTCTGGATGCCAAGCTGAACCAGCAGATGGATCACCCCATGGAAGGCAAGCCCTGGGCCGGTTTCGACGCCACCACGACGCTGGTGCGCTCGGACTACAACCTCGGTGCGTTTGCGCCCTACGTCAGCGACGAGGTCGATGTGTCGATTTCCGTCGAGGCGATGAAGGCGGACTGA
- the rpsR gene encoding 30S ribosomal protein S18, translating to MAAKPFFRRRKVCPFSGENAPKIDYKDTRLLQRYISERGKIVPSRITAVSAKKQRELARAIKRARFLALLPYAVK from the coding sequence ATGGCTGCAAAACCGTTTTTCCGCCGCCGGAAGGTCTGCCCGTTCTCCGGTGAGAACGCGCCCAAGATCGACTACAAGGACACCCGCCTCCTGCAGCGCTACATCTCCGAGCGTGGCAAGATCGTGCCGTCCCGCATCACCGCCGTCTCGGCAAAGAAGCAGCGTGAACTGGCCCGTGCGATCAAGCGCGCCCGTTTCCTCGCCCTGCTTCCCTACGCCGTGAAGTAA
- the rplI gene encoding 50S ribosomal protein L9, with protein MQVILLERVAKLGQMGDVVDVKPGFARNYLLLQGKALTASKENIASFEAQKAQLEARNLESKKEAEALADRLGGQQFVVIRQASDGGNLYGSVTTRDAADVATAEGFSIDRKQILIRTPIKELGLHEIEVHLHPEVMVTVTLNVARSPEEAELQESGKSIQELAAEEEAQAEFEVSQLFDDIGSAASDDDDAPSAPATAAEGDDD; from the coding sequence ATGCAAGTCATTCTTCTCGAACGCGTGGCCAAGCTTGGCCAGATGGGCGACGTCGTGGACGTCAAGCCCGGTTTCGCGCGCAACTACCTGCTGCTGCAGGGCAAGGCCCTGACCGCCTCCAAGGAGAACATCGCCTCCTTCGAAGCGCAGAAGGCACAGCTCGAAGCACGTAACCTGGAATCCAAGAAAGAGGCCGAAGCACTGGCCGACCGTCTGGGTGGCCAGCAGTTCGTCGTGATTCGTCAGGCCTCCGATGGTGGCAACCTCTACGGCTCCGTCACCACTCGTGACGCGGCCGACGTGGCCACCGCCGAGGGCTTCTCGATCGATCGCAAGCAGATCCTGATCCGTACCCCGATCAAGGAACTCGGCCTGCACGAGATCGAGGTGCACCTGCACCCCGAGGTCATGGTCACCGTGACCCTCAACGTCGCGCGCTCCCCCGAGGAGGCTGAGCTTCAGGAATCCGGCAAGTCCATCCAGGAACTCGCCGCAGAGGAAGAAGCACAGGCCGAATTCGAAGTGTCGCAACTGTTTGACGACATCGGCTCTGCCGCGTCCGACGACGACGATGCACCGTCTGCCCCGGCTACGGCCGCAGAGGGCGACGACGACTGA